The Chryseobacterium indicum genome includes a window with the following:
- a CDS encoding aldo/keto reductase: MQQKTYTGQPVITLNNGVDIPALGFGVWQMENLQECEDAVIKAIETGYRMIDTASIYQNETAVGNAIKNSGTDREELFITSKLWVQDTSYEQAKGAFQRTLDRLQLDYLDMYLIHWPYSDFKGAWKAMEELYQEGKIKAIGVCNFPEDKMEELKAGATVLPVINQIELHPIFQQKELQVYNRENNIITQPWSPLGNGNAGLLDNQDLKSIGEKYGKTVAQVILRWHLQEGFCVIPKSVTPSRIEENFNVFDFELTEDEMNVVRSLDTGKRLFFDPKDPEWEQKMLKSVADI; the protein is encoded by the coding sequence ATGCAACAGAAAACATACACAGGGCAGCCTGTAATTACACTGAACAACGGAGTGGATATTCCGGCTTTAGGATTCGGAGTCTGGCAGATGGAAAATCTTCAGGAATGCGAAGATGCAGTGATCAAAGCTATTGAAACCGGCTACAGAATGATTGATACAGCTTCCATTTACCAGAATGAAACCGCAGTAGGAAATGCGATTAAAAACAGCGGAACAGACCGTGAAGAATTATTCATAACTTCAAAACTTTGGGTGCAGGATACTTCTTACGAGCAGGCGAAAGGTGCTTTCCAGAGAACTTTAGACCGACTGCAGCTGGATTATCTTGATATGTACCTTATTCACTGGCCGTACTCTGATTTTAAAGGAGCGTGGAAAGCGATGGAAGAACTGTATCAGGAAGGAAAAATAAAAGCAATCGGAGTTTGTAATTTTCCGGAGGATAAAATGGAAGAACTAAAAGCGGGTGCAACGGTACTTCCTGTCATCAACCAGATCGAGCTGCACCCGATTTTCCAGCAGAAAGAACTTCAGGTGTACAACAGGGAAAATAACATCATCACGCAGCCATGGAGTCCGCTCGGAAACGGAAACGCCGGATTACTGGATAATCAGGATCTTAAATCAATCGGCGAAAAATACGGTAAAACGGTGGCGCAGGTAATTTTAAGATGGCATTTACAGGAAGGATTCTGCGTGATTCCTAAATCGGTTACCCCTTCCAGAATTGAAGAGAACTTCAATGTTTTTGATTTTGAATTAACCGAAGATGAAATGAACGTTGTCCGTTCTTTAGACACCGGAAAAAGATTATTCTTCGATCCGAAAGATCCGGAATGGGAGCAGAAAATGCTGAAATCGGTAGCGGATATTTAA
- a CDS encoding LysR family transcriptional regulator encodes MVNLEWYRTFKAIYKTGTLTEAADTLFISQPGVSLHLSSLEAYVGYKLFDRTGRRMIPTERGKVLYNAITEPLAKLEEVEKNFQKSTEKLTPTISVGMCFETFQTTLEQYVSSLPFNLIISFGEYREMLDQLDKGILDLIITPKKGVSPNIEHEAFSSEQIILVGGKEVDKEEFEIILNEKGIEHVEEWLKNEKWYGTAGDMEHLFQFWILNFGHKPNFRPNYIVPNLNSIVRCLKGGTGLAVVPDFLCKKEIENGEVQLIWEGEKPLKNTLYFGCRKKTNYQTEIDHIKALFRKMMGKEIEI; translated from the coding sequence ATGGTTAATTTAGAATGGTACAGAACTTTTAAGGCAATCTATAAAACAGGGACGCTTACCGAAGCTGCGGATACGCTGTTTATTTCGCAACCGGGTGTAAGTCTGCATCTCAGTTCGCTTGAAGCGTATGTCGGGTATAAATTATTCGACAGAACAGGGCGGAGAATGATTCCGACGGAAAGAGGAAAGGTTTTGTATAATGCGATTACCGAACCTTTGGCAAAACTGGAAGAGGTGGAGAAAAACTTTCAGAAATCGACAGAGAAACTCACGCCTACCATAAGTGTCGGCATGTGTTTTGAAACGTTTCAGACAACGCTGGAGCAGTATGTTTCCAGTCTGCCGTTCAATCTGATCATCAGTTTCGGAGAATACCGCGAAATGCTCGATCAATTAGATAAAGGAATTTTAGATTTAATCATTACTCCCAAAAAAGGAGTTTCGCCGAATATTGAGCATGAAGCATTTTCTTCCGAACAGATCATTCTTGTGGGAGGAAAAGAGGTTGATAAAGAGGAGTTTGAAATTATTTTAAATGAAAAAGGAATCGAACACGTGGAAGAATGGCTGAAAAACGAAAAATGGTACGGTACAGCAGGAGATATGGAGCATCTTTTTCAGTTCTGGATCCTGAATTTCGGGCATAAACCGAACTTCCGTCCCAATTATATCGTTCCGAACCTGAATTCAATTGTGCGTTGTCTGAAAGGCGGAACGGGTTTGGCAGTGGTTCCTGATTTTCTCTGCAAAAAGGAAATTGAAAACGGAGAAGTACAACTGATCTGGGAAGGTGAAAAACCATTAAAAAACACCCTGTATTTCGGATGCCGGAAGAAGACCAATTATCAGACGGAGATCGATCATATTAAAGCTCTTTTCAGGAAGATGATGGGAAAAGAAATTGAGATTTAA
- a CDS encoding NAD(P)H-dependent oxidoreductase encodes MKKVLIINGGQNFGHSGGKYNQTIAENTLEVLKSFENVEVKITNVDEGYDKNEEVAKFVWADYIIYHTPIWWFQLPNGLKKYIDEVFTAGHAKGIYMSDGRSADNPKINYGTGGMLGGRKYMVTTSWNAPATAFTLPGEFFKETSVDNGPLFGFHRMNAFVSLEKLESFHFHDVEKNADVERDMKLYREHLTEVFEKELKPQLA; translated from the coding sequence ATGAAAAAAGTATTAATTATTAACGGAGGACAGAATTTCGGACATTCCGGAGGAAAATATAACCAGACCATCGCAGAGAACACTTTGGAAGTACTTAAGAGCTTTGAAAATGTAGAAGTAAAGATCACTAACGTAGACGAAGGGTATGATAAAAATGAAGAAGTGGCAAAATTTGTATGGGCAGATTACATCATTTACCATACTCCGATCTGGTGGTTCCAGTTACCGAACGGTCTTAAAAAATATATTGATGAAGTCTTCACCGCAGGACACGCCAAAGGAATTTATATGAGCGACGGAAGAAGTGCCGATAATCCGAAGATCAACTACGGAACGGGAGGAATGCTTGGCGGAAGAAAATATATGGTAACCACAAGCTGGAACGCGCCTGCAACAGCATTTACGCTACCGGGAGAATTTTTTAAGGAGACCAGTGTAGACAATGGACCGTTATTTGGATTCCACCGGATGAATGCTTTCGTTTCTCTAGAAAAATTAGAAAGTTTCCACTTTCATGATGTCGAAAAAAATGCTGATGTAGAAAGAGATATGAAGCTGTACAGAGAACATCTTACCGAAGTTTTTGAAAAAGAATTAAAACCCCAGCTGGCGTAA
- a CDS encoding putative quinol monooxygenase: MKIYLTAVIKAKEEYRAEVLEVLQNMVKETVKEEANELYTLHQGIEDKNQFVFYEIWKSSEGLAQHNEQPYIKAFGELVDEKLQEQPQIYLTEII, translated from the coding sequence ATGAAGATTTATTTAACAGCCGTTATTAAAGCCAAAGAAGAATACAGAGCAGAAGTTCTGGAAGTTCTTCAGAATATGGTAAAAGAGACCGTGAAAGAGGAAGCCAACGAACTTTATACGCTTCACCAGGGAATTGAAGATAAAAACCAGTTTGTATTTTATGAAATCTGGAAAAGCAGTGAAGGTTTAGCACAACATAACGAGCAGCCTTACATCAAAGCTTTCGGAGAACTGGTGGATGAAAAGCTTCAGGAGCAACCACAGATTTATTTAACAGAAATTATTTAA
- a CDS encoding type 1 glutamine amidotransferase domain-containing protein, producing MKKLTLLILAIFMAGFMQAQTKKFKNMEKKILFVITSHGTKGDTGEKTGYYLGEVAHPWEVLHKAGYEIDFVSPKGGTSPVDGFDLKDPVNKEFWENEKYKNKIDHSMKPSEVNPEDYKAIFYAGGHGAMWDFADNTELASIASQIFENGGVVAAVCHGPAGLVNIKLNNGKYLVDGKKINSFTNEEEAEVKLTNVVPFLLEDKLKERGAKFEKSGLWQVHAVSDQRVITGQNPQSAKSVGEEILKELKK from the coding sequence ATGAAAAAATTAACATTACTCATCCTTGCCATCTTTATGGCAGGATTTATGCAGGCACAAACCAAAAAGTTTAAAAATATGGAAAAGAAAATTTTGTTCGTCATTACCAGTCATGGAACAAAAGGCGACACCGGTGAGAAAACAGGATATTATCTGGGGGAAGTGGCTCATCCGTGGGAAGTTCTTCACAAAGCAGGATATGAAATCGATTTTGTAAGTCCGAAAGGCGGAACTTCTCCGGTAGACGGATTTGATCTGAAAGATCCGGTAAACAAAGAATTCTGGGAAAACGAAAAGTATAAAAACAAGATCGATCATTCCATGAAACCATCGGAAGTGAATCCGGAAGACTATAAAGCGATATTTTATGCGGGAGGTCATGGTGCGATGTGGGATTTTGCAGACAACACCGAACTGGCTTCCATCGCTTCTCAAATTTTTGAAAACGGCGGTGTGGTTGCAGCAGTCTGCCACGGTCCGGCTGGTTTGGTCAACATTAAACTGAATAATGGTAAATATCTGGTTGACGGTAAAAAGATCAATTCTTTCACTAACGAAGAAGAAGCTGAAGTAAAATTAACCAACGTGGTTCCTTTCCTTCTGGAAGATAAGCTGAAAGAAAGAGGCGCAAAATTTGAGAAATCCGGACTTTGGCAGGTTCATGCAGTGAGCGACCAGAGAGTAATTACCGGGCAGAATCCTCAGTCTGCGAAAAGTGTAGGCGAAGAAATTCTAAAGGAATTGAAAAAATAA
- a CDS encoding carboxymuconolactone decarboxylase family protein, which yields MSARFNWTTVHPAAYKAGIGMETSLQNSFLSPIQKELIKIRASQINGCAFCLDMHTKDALKYGETPQRIFLLNAWRDAKELYTEEEQVILMIAEEITLISEKGLTEETYQKAKELFDETQISDIIMAGIVINMWNRIAISTHMPIGK from the coding sequence ATGAGTGCAAGATTCAACTGGACAACCGTTCATCCTGCTGCGTACAAAGCGGGAATAGGCATGGAAACTTCTCTTCAGAACAGCTTTTTAAGTCCGATTCAGAAAGAATTAATCAAAATCAGAGCTTCGCAGATCAACGGATGTGCTTTCTGTCTGGATATGCATACGAAAGATGCATTGAAGTATGGCGAAACACCGCAAAGAATTTTCCTGCTGAATGCATGGAGAGATGCGAAAGAACTTTATACGGAGGAAGAACAGGTTATTCTGATGATTGCGGAAGAAATTACGTTAATCAGTGAGAAAGGATTAACCGAAGAAACCTATCAGAAGGCAAAAGAACTTTTTGATGAAACCCAGATTTCAGATATTATTATGGCAGGTATTGTCATTAATATGTGGAACAGAATTGCCATTTCTACCCATATGCCGATTGGAAAATAA
- a CDS encoding Crp/Fnr family transcriptional regulator: protein METFRQHLEKFISVTDDEFSSILSFFQPMDSKKKQNLMTEGEICRSMYFVEKGCLRKFFINEKGVEQTTEFAIENWWITDTFAYERQGVSNFSIQSVEKSHLLKIDLKDQEELLKKHPVMERYFRMIYQRAYAASERRIRYLYEFSREELYVHFSTQYPWFIQRIPQYLVASFLGFTPEYLSEIRAKLRS, encoded by the coding sequence ATGGAAACTTTCAGGCAGCATTTGGAAAAATTTATTTCGGTAACCGATGATGAATTTTCTTCCATTCTTTCATTTTTTCAACCAATGGATAGTAAGAAGAAACAGAATCTGATGACTGAAGGAGAAATCTGCCGGTCGATGTATTTTGTGGAAAAAGGCTGTCTGAGAAAATTTTTCATCAATGAAAAAGGAGTGGAGCAGACTACGGAATTTGCAATTGAAAACTGGTGGATCACCGATACTTTTGCGTACGAAAGACAGGGTGTCTCCAACTTTTCCATCCAGTCGGTTGAGAAATCACACCTTTTAAAAATTGATTTAAAAGATCAGGAAGAACTGCTGAAAAAGCATCCCGTTATGGAGAGGTATTTCAGGATGATCTATCAGAGAGCATATGCCGCTTCAGAAAGGCGCATCCGTTATCTTTACGAATTTTCCAGGGAAGAGCTGTATGTGCATTTCAGTACCCAATATCCGTGGTTTATCCAGAGAATTCCGCAATATTTAGTGGCTTCTTTTTTGGGTTTTACTCCGGAATATTTAAGTGAAATCAGGGCGAAATTACGTTCTTAA
- a CDS encoding DUF1304 domain-containing protein, which yields MEIVAKILIAAVALEHLYILWMEMFAWETKGKEVFKAALPPEMFKPTKGLAANQGLYNGFLAAGLIWSFFIEDPKWQTNIALFFLGCVVVAGIYGAISATKKIFFVQALPAILAIAAVLLK from the coding sequence ATGGAAATTGTAGCTAAAATACTCATCGCCGCTGTTGCCCTCGAACACCTTTATATTCTCTGGATGGAAATGTTTGCCTGGGAAACCAAAGGAAAAGAAGTTTTCAAAGCAGCCTTGCCTCCCGAAATGTTTAAACCGACCAAAGGTTTAGCCGCCAATCAGGGACTGTACAACGGTTTTCTTGCAGCCGGACTCATCTGGTCATTCTTCATTGAAGATCCGAAATGGCAGACCAATATCGCTTTATTTTTCTTAGGATGTGTTGTCGTTGCCGGAATTTACGGTGCTATTTCAGCAACAAAGAAAATCTTTTTTGTTCAGGCGTTACCGGCAATTCTGGCGATTGCTGCGGTGCTTTTAAAATAA
- a CDS encoding thiol:disulfide interchange protein — protein sequence MKTGTFSDLKIQQKEDPKPIIIRLYTDWCSVCKIEKFNLNKDKELVELINQHFYIINFETEKTKENIRFLGKEYHYLPNGNSGIHELALALSKNKSQPVYPLWIILDKYGNLIEYHKGLFKPEGLKEKLKELLNK from the coding sequence ATGAAAACCGGCACTTTTTCGGATTTGAAAATTCAGCAGAAGGAAGATCCTAAACCCATCATTATTCGTCTTTATACCGATTGGTGCAGCGTCTGTAAAATCGAAAAATTTAATTTAAATAAAGATAAAGAACTGGTTGAACTCATCAATCAGCATTTCTATATTATCAATTTTGAAACTGAAAAAACAAAAGAGAACATCCGTTTTTTAGGAAAAGAATACCATTATCTGCCTAACGGAAATTCAGGAATTCATGAGCTGGCTCTGGCTTTATCAAAGAATAAAAGTCAGCCGGTTTATCCTTTGTGGATTATTTTGGATAAATATGGAAATTTGATTGAATATCATAAAGGATTGTTTAAACCTGAAGGATTAAAGGAGAAGCTCAAAGAGCTTTTAAACAAATGA
- a CDS encoding TonB-dependent receptor plug domain-containing protein, producing MRRILFSAIFFSGFCFSQETDSLALNGSKEKDSAKVSNPKIKTKDIDDVVITGTIKPISKSKSPVNVEIYSQKFFQKNPTPSIFEAISMVNGVKPQLNCSVCNTGDIHINGLEGPYTMILIDGMPIVSSLSTVYGLSGIPNSLVDRIEVVKGPASSIYGSEAMGGVINIITKNALTAPKLSVDLMTTTWSENNVDLSTKFNLGKNVASLLSMNYFNYTKRFDDNKDNFTDGALQNRISVFNKWDFRRKESRLGSFALRYLYEDRFGGEMQWNRSYRGSNEVYGESIYTNRVEAFGVYQWPLKENIITQFSFNFHDQNSFYGSNPFLANQKVAFTQTYWDKKFGNHDLILGITFKKTYYDDNTPGTLSADGLTNEPMRSPIFGAFVQDQWEINEKNTLLLGYRLDYDKIHHAVHSPRFAWKFSPNPYHTVRFNFGTGFRVVNLFTEDHAALTGSREVVIQSNLKPEKSINGNVNYVWKIPAGDQLINLDASAFYTYFSNKIVGDFDSDPAKIIYDNLQGYGISRGASLNLDYTFDLPLSVNLGVTYLDVYQKFDGENEKSQQLHAPKWSGTYNLIYKFKNNLTVDFTGQFYGPMRLPVLPNDYRPEYSPLYTLANIQVSKSFKSGFEVYCGIKNLFNFTPKNPLMRPFDPFDKNVNDPVSNPYRYTFDTTYGYAPMQKIRGFLGVKYTLK from the coding sequence ATGAGGCGAATATTATTTTCTGCAATCTTCTTTTCGGGGTTCTGCTTTTCACAGGAAACGGACAGTCTGGCTTTGAACGGTTCAAAGGAAAAGGATTCTGCAAAAGTTTCAAACCCAAAAATCAAAACAAAAGATATTGATGATGTGGTGATTACAGGAACGATAAAACCTATCAGCAAATCAAAAAGTCCTGTAAATGTTGAAATTTATTCACAGAAGTTTTTCCAGAAAAATCCGACTCCTAGCATTTTTGAAGCCATTTCCATGGTCAATGGAGTAAAACCTCAGTTAAATTGTTCCGTCTGCAACACGGGAGATATTCACATCAACGGACTGGAAGGACCTTACACGATGATTTTGATTGACGGAATGCCGATTGTCAGTTCGCTGTCCACCGTTTACGGACTGAGCGGAATTCCCAACAGTCTTGTTGACAGAATTGAGGTAGTAAAAGGTCCAGCTTCTTCTATTTACGGCTCCGAAGCAATGGGCGGAGTCATAAATATTATTACTAAAAATGCTTTGACTGCACCCAAATTAAGTGTCGATCTCATGACGACAACCTGGAGTGAAAATAATGTTGATCTTTCCACGAAATTTAATTTGGGAAAGAATGTCGCTTCGCTGTTGAGCATGAACTATTTTAACTATACAAAAAGATTCGATGACAATAAAGACAATTTTACGGATGGAGCTTTGCAGAACAGAATTTCAGTTTTTAACAAATGGGATTTCCGGAGGAAGGAAAGTCGATTGGGGAGTTTTGCTCTGAGATATTTATATGAAGACCGCTTTGGCGGAGAAATGCAGTGGAATAGATCGTATCGGGGAAGCAATGAAGTATACGGAGAGAGTATTTATACGAATAGAGTAGAAGCTTTCGGGGTTTATCAATGGCCGTTAAAAGAGAATATCATTACTCAGTTTTCCTTTAATTTTCATGACCAGAATTCTTTTTACGGCAGTAATCCTTTTCTGGCAAATCAGAAAGTGGCTTTTACCCAGACATATTGGGATAAAAAATTCGGAAATCATGATTTGATTCTGGGGATTACTTTTAAAAAGACGTATTATGATGACAATACGCCCGGAACATTGTCTGCAGACGGATTAACCAACGAACCGATGAGGTCGCCTATTTTTGGAGCTTTTGTTCAGGATCAGTGGGAAATTAATGAGAAAAATACGTTGCTGTTGGGGTACAGATTGGATTATGATAAAATTCATCATGCTGTACATTCGCCTCGCTTTGCATGGAAATTTTCGCCGAATCCTTATCATACTGTACGATTCAATTTCGGAACAGGTTTCCGTGTGGTGAATTTGTTTACCGAAGATCACGCTGCATTAACGGGTTCGCGTGAAGTGGTGATTCAGTCGAATTTAAAGCCGGAAAAATCCATCAATGGAAATGTAAATTACGTTTGGAAAATTCCTGCTGGAGACCAGTTGATTAATTTGGATGCTTCTGCATTTTATACGTATTTCAGCAACAAAATTGTCGGCGATTTCGATTCTGATCCTGCGAAAATTATTTATGATAATCTTCAGGGGTACGGAATTTCGAGAGGAGCTTCTTTAAATCTGGATTATACTTTTGATCTTCCTTTGAGTGTTAATCTGGGAGTGACGTATCTGGATGTTTATCAGAAGTTTGATGGGGAAAATGAAAAATCGCAGCAGCTTCATGCCCCGAAATGGAGCGGAACTTATAATCTGATTTATAAGTTCAAAAATAATCTGACAGTAGATTTTACAGGGCAGTTTTACGGACCGATGCGGCTGCCGGTTTTACCGAATGATTACCGACCGGAATATTCTCCATTGTATACTTTGGCGAATATTCAGGTTTCGAAGAGTTTTAAATCCGGATTTGAAGTGTATTGCGGAATTAAAAACTTATTCAATTTTACTCCGAAAAATCCTTTGATGCGACCTTTTGATCCGTTTGATAAAAATGTAAATGATCCGGTAAGCAATCCTTATCGTTATACTTTTGATACGACGTACGGATATGCGCCGATGCAGAAAATAAGAGGTTTTTTGGGGGTGAAATATACTTTAAAATAG
- a CDS encoding homogentisate 1,2-dioxygenase, which translates to MRYHQSGNIPQKRHTIFKSPEDKFYYEQLFGTEGFHGISSLLYHIHRPTQIKSIGEPKDVAPKIVIDKNVTPRMFKGMNVTPEDDFMDSRKFLMVNNDLKMGLSKPRKSMDYFYKNAECDELLYAHSGSGILKTFVGNLEFSVGDYLIIPRGTIYQVELHSDDTVFFILESHSPIYTPKRYRNEFGQLLEHSPFCERDIITPTFVEPKDEKGEFLIKVKKENQITDFIYATHPFDVVGWDGYFYPYKFNIKNFEPITGRIHQPPPVHQTFEAHNFVVCSFCARMYDYHPQAIPAPYNHSNIDSDEVLFYTEGDFMSRNHIDLMDFTLHPGGIVHGPHPGAMERSIGKKFTEEYAVMVDPFRPLKITEEALKVEDPSYKTSWLESEDNHLEDRSQE; encoded by the coding sequence ATGAGATATCATCAGTCGGGAAATATTCCCCAGAAAAGACACACGATTTTTAAATCTCCTGAAGATAAATTTTACTATGAACAGCTTTTCGGGACGGAAGGTTTTCATGGAATTTCTTCTTTATTGTACCACATTCACCGTCCTACACAGATAAAATCCATCGGCGAACCGAAAGACGTAGCCCCGAAAATTGTTATTGATAAAAACGTAACGCCAAGAATGTTTAAGGGAATGAACGTAACTCCCGAAGACGATTTTATGGACAGCCGTAAGTTCTTAATGGTGAACAACGACCTGAAAATGGGACTGTCGAAGCCAAGAAAATCAATGGATTATTTTTATAAAAATGCCGAGTGCGATGAACTTTTATACGCACACAGCGGAAGCGGAATCTTAAAAACTTTTGTAGGAAATCTTGAATTTTCTGTGGGGGATTATTTAATTATTCCTAGAGGAACTATTTATCAGGTGGAACTGCATTCTGATGATACAGTTTTCTTTATTCTGGAAAGTCATTCGCCAATTTACACTCCAAAAAGATACAGAAACGAATTCGGACAATTACTGGAACACTCTCCTTTCTGCGAAAGGGACATCATCACTCCTACTTTTGTGGAACCGAAAGACGAAAAAGGAGAATTTTTAATTAAAGTAAAAAAAGAAAACCAGATTACAGACTTCATCTACGCAACACATCCGTTTGATGTTGTGGGATGGGACGGTTATTTTTATCCTTATAAATTCAATATCAAAAACTTTGAGCCGATCACAGGTAGAATTCATCAACCGCCTCCGGTTCACCAAACTTTTGAAGCCCATAATTTCGTTGTCTGCTCGTTCTGTGCAAGAATGTACGATTATCATCCACAAGCCATTCCGGCTCCTTATAATCACTCAAATATTGATTCGGATGAGGTTTTATTTTATACGGAAGGCGATTTCATGAGCCGAAACCATATCGATTTAATGGATTTCACGCTTCACCCGGGAGGAATTGTTCACGGACCGCATCCGGGAGCTATGGAAAGAAGCATCGGTAAAAAATTCACGGAAGAATATGCTGTAATGGTAGATCCTTTCAGACCTTTAAAAATTACCGAAGAAGCTTTAAAAGTGGAAGATCCTTCTTACAAAACTTCATGGCTGGAAAGTGAAGACAATCATCTTGAAGACCGCTCTCAGGAGTAA
- a CDS encoding acetyl-CoA hydrolase/transferase family protein, translated as MQNYISAEEAIYTIKSGNRVFFHGSACTPNYLIDELARQSHRLDNVEMVSITQQGNVEIAKPEYKDKFFVNSLFVSSPVRDAVNSDRGDFVPVFLSEIPILFRKNILPLDVALITVSPPDRHGFCTLGTSVDVARAAVDTAKIIVAVVNPLMPRTHGDGMIHISRIHKLVWHEEELPTVDYGAKVGPEEMLVGKNVAELIDDKSTLQMGIGTIPDAVLKCLHNHKDLGVHTEMLSDGVIDLIQNDVINNKYKGYNDNKTITSFCFGTRKLYDYVDDNTVFSFDDVSTVNFPINIMRNNKMVAINSAIEIDLTGQVCADSIGTMQYSGIGGQMDFMRGAALSEDGKPIIAITSRTKKGVSRIVPFLKQGAGVVTTRGHIHWVVTEYGTAYLYGKNLRQRAQELISIAHPDDREMLEKAAYERFKH; from the coding sequence ATGCAAAATTACATCAGCGCAGAAGAAGCTATTTATACCATTAAAAGCGGAAACCGTGTATTTTTTCACGGAAGCGCCTGTACTCCGAATTACTTAATTGATGAACTGGCGAGGCAATCCCATCGTTTGGATAATGTAGAAATGGTTTCCATTACCCAGCAGGGAAATGTGGAAATTGCAAAACCTGAGTACAAAGACAAATTTTTCGTTAATTCTTTATTTGTTTCGTCTCCTGTACGCGATGCAGTGAATTCCGACAGAGGAGATTTTGTTCCCGTATTTCTAAGTGAAATTCCTATTCTTTTCAGAAAAAATATATTACCGCTTGATGTTGCTTTAATTACTGTTTCACCGCCCGACAGACATGGTTTCTGTACATTGGGAACCTCCGTGGATGTTGCAAGAGCTGCGGTGGATACCGCAAAAATCATTGTCGCCGTAGTGAATCCTTTAATGCCGAGAACGCATGGCGACGGAATGATCCACATCAGCAGAATTCATAAGCTTGTATGGCATGAAGAAGAACTTCCCACTGTGGATTACGGCGCAAAAGTAGGTCCGGAAGAAATGCTGGTCGGTAAAAATGTTGCGGAATTAATTGACGATAAATCCACCCTGCAAATGGGAATAGGAACCATTCCGGATGCGGTTCTGAAATGTCTTCATAATCATAAAGATCTGGGAGTACATACCGAAATGCTGAGTGACGGTGTAATTGATCTGATCCAGAATGATGTCATCAACAATAAATATAAAGGCTACAACGACAATAAAACCATCACCAGTTTCTGTTTTGGCACAAGAAAACTGTATGATTACGTGGACGATAACACGGTATTTTCATTTGATGATGTAAGTACGGTAAATTTCCCGATCAATATCATGAGAAATAATAAAATGGTTGCGATTAATTCTGCCATTGAAATTGATCTTACCGGACAGGTTTGTGCAGATTCTATCGGAACGATGCAGTACAGCGGAATCGGCGGACAGATGGACTTTATGAGAGGAGCCGCATTGAGCGAAGACGGAAAACCGATCATCGCCATTACTTCGAGAACCAAAAAAGGAGTGTCCAGAATTGTTCCTTTCCTGAAACAGGGAGCCGGAGTGGTAACCACAAGAGGACATATTCATTGGGTGGTAACGGAATACGGAACCGCTTACCTTTACGGAAAAAATTTAAGGCAGAGAGCTCAGGAATTAATCAGTATTGCGCATCCCGATGACAGGGAAATGCTGGAAAAAGCTGCCTATGAAAGGTTTAAGCACTAA